Proteins found in one Acidimicrobiales bacterium genomic segment:
- a CDS encoding TMEM165/GDT1 family protein, with translation MNAYIAAITFPVIFIGELPDKTMFASLILATKGRPRQVWLGAAGAFLVHVVIAVTVGVALFAVLPKEAVDAVVAGLFLAGAAYAWREGTKDETNVVRKEASRHGVVVTAFVVIFLAEWGDLTQILTANLAARYHSPLSVGVGSLLALWVVAALAVASGQTLLRFVKVSTIRKITAVVLVALAGYSAWTAAH, from the coding sequence GTGAACGCCTACATCGCCGCCATCACCTTTCCGGTGATCTTCATCGGCGAGTTACCCGACAAGACGATGTTCGCCAGCCTGATCCTGGCTACCAAGGGGCGGCCGCGGCAGGTTTGGCTGGGCGCTGCGGGTGCCTTCTTGGTGCACGTGGTCATCGCCGTCACGGTCGGCGTTGCCCTCTTCGCGGTGCTGCCCAAAGAGGCCGTCGACGCGGTGGTCGCAGGCCTGTTTCTGGCCGGCGCCGCCTACGCGTGGCGAGAAGGCACCAAAGACGAGACCAACGTCGTGCGGAAGGAGGCATCGCGGCACGGGGTCGTGGTCACCGCCTTCGTCGTGATCTTCCTGGCCGAATGGGGAGATCTCACTCAGATCCTCACCGCGAACCTGGCTGCCCGCTACCACTCCCCGCTATCGGTCGGGGTGGGTTCGCTGCTGGCGCTCTGGGTGGTCGCCGCGTTGGCTGTTGCCAGCGGGCAAACCCTTCTGCGCTTTGTCAAGGTCTCGACTATCCGCAAGATCACCGCGGTCGTACTCGTGGCATTAGCCGGTTACAGCGCGTGGACAGCTGCCCACTGA